One Campylobacter lari DNA segment encodes these proteins:
- the motA gene encoding flagellar motor stator protein MotA, translating to MDLSTILGMVLAVVSISVGDILEGGNPLHVLHLSSFLIVVPTAAFCAMTATHKKFVKAAYKELKLAFKGAGVNLSQRIAELVEYSIIARRDGLLALESKTNEIDNEFLKETMMMMVDGKSVEEIKESMEIQIEEMEEYYKETAEYWIRFGETCPTMGLVGAVMGLMLALQLLDDPQAMAAGIAGAFTATVTGIFGAYALFGPWGHKIKANAHELIKERIVISHAIVSIAEGANPRDLEAKLFNYLGQGEPRISQFDK from the coding sequence ATGGATCTTTCAACCATACTTGGGATGGTATTAGCTGTTGTTAGTATTTCTGTAGGGGATATTTTAGAGGGTGGTAACCCTTTGCATGTTTTGCACTTAAGTTCGTTTTTGATCGTGGTTCCAACTGCGGCTTTTTGTGCGATGACAGCAACGCATAAAAAATTTGTTAAAGCAGCTTATAAAGAATTAAAACTTGCCTTTAAAGGTGCAGGGGTAAATTTAAGTCAAAGGATAGCTGAGCTTGTAGAATACTCTATCATAGCAAGAAGAGATGGGCTTTTGGCTTTAGAATCAAAAACTAATGAAATTGATAATGAGTTTTTAAAAGAAACCATGATGATGATGGTTGATGGTAAGAGTGTGGAAGAGATTAAAGAAAGCATGGAAATCCAAATAGAAGAAATGGAAGAATACTATAAAGAAACTGCTGAATATTGGATACGCTTTGGTGAGACTTGTCCTACTATGGGTCTTGTTGGTGCGGTTATGGGGCTTATGCTTGCATTGCAACTCTTAGATGATCCTCAAGCTATGGCAGCAGGTATTGCAGGGGCATTTACTGCAACAGTAACTGGGATTTTTGGTGCTTATGCTTTATTTGGTCCTTGGGGACATAAAATTAAAGCTAATGCGCATGAACTAATCAAAGAAAGGATAGTTATCTCACATGCTATTGTGAGTATTGCTGAGGGAGCTAATCCTAGAGATTTAGAGGCTAAATTGTTTAATTATCTTGGACAAGGCGAGCCTA
- the polA gene encoding DNA polymerase I: MKTLTIIDTFGFFFRLFYALKGLKNSKGEPSNMISGFANFIYSLKNEHPSDMIIFALDSKGKTFRSEIDPNYKINRTPPPPDLLAQIPICIQMIEKMGFSSFSCEGYEADDIIASLVKECENKDIFIRIITQDKDLYQLIKDDKVSIYSPISKNDYNEAGCLEKYGVKPSQIRDFLALCGDSSDNIPGVKGIGAKGAKNLLDEFESIEGIYENLTLVRNERSRNLLLEGKENAFLSKKLASLYEDLDVKNMLLNCEYPKDEPLLKIMDILEYYELNALLKKLRTNPTNKDKNLGFNARLILDEKELFEILEKIDDQSIVAFDTETTGLDTKEAKIVGFSFCFHESEAFYVPLAHDYLGVCKQISMQVAKRGIEKIYQSMVIGHNLKYDFEIIKNNFNLLPPKNYADTMILAWLKEPSLRVNMDDLAKRLFDYETLHFEDLVKKGENFAGVDVEKACKYAAEDAYVTLRFYLYFLKNLEKPLLELAQKSEFEFIKVLIMMENNGIKLDTQKLESLMQSFNQDIKILSEKIYDLAGEKFNINSPKQVGDILFEKLKLPSGKKSKTGYSTDEKVLNAILDNHPIVKEILAYRELAKLVSTYCEPLLKLAKKDENSRIYSSFLQTGTATGRLSSKDPNLQNIPAHGQYAKDYKSCFVAKEGFSFISLDYSQIELRMLAHFSEDEKLLEAFLNDEDIHAKTAIMIFGHSNYETRSIAKSINFGLIYGMGYKTLSQNLKIEAKLAKEYIEKYFENFTSIKTYFEKVKNEAKQNGFISTLLGRKRYFDFENAKPMHVAMYERESINSTLQGSAADIIKLAMIEIAKDLDENKRLILQIHDELIFEVKDELCEEFAKNASDIMENIVKLKVKLKTSSSIAKNWGALK, encoded by the coding sequence ATGAAAACTTTAACCATAATTGATACTTTTGGCTTTTTCTTTAGACTTTTTTATGCTTTAAAGGGTTTGAAAAATTCAAAAGGCGAGCCTAGTAATATGATTAGCGGTTTTGCTAATTTTATTTATAGTTTGAAAAATGAACATCCTAGTGATATGATTATTTTTGCTCTTGATAGTAAAGGAAAAACTTTTAGAAGTGAAATTGATCCAAATTATAAAATCAACCGCACCCCACCTCCACCTGATTTATTAGCTCAAATTCCAATTTGTATTCAAATGATAGAAAAAATGGGTTTTTCAAGTTTTTCTTGCGAAGGCTATGAGGCTGATGATATCATAGCATCTTTGGTTAAAGAGTGTGAAAATAAGGATATTTTTATAAGAATTATCACTCAAGATAAAGATTTATATCAACTTATAAAAGATGATAAAGTTAGTATTTATAGTCCTATTTCAAAAAATGATTACAATGAAGCAGGATGTTTGGAAAAATATGGGGTAAAACCTAGCCAAATAAGAGATTTTTTAGCTCTATGTGGAGATAGCTCAGATAATATCCCAGGGGTAAAAGGAATTGGTGCTAAGGGTGCTAAGAATTTACTTGATGAGTTTGAAAGTATTGAGGGAATTTATGAAAACTTAACACTAGTGCGTAATGAAAGAAGTCGTAATTTATTGCTTGAGGGCAAAGAAAATGCCTTTTTGAGTAAAAAACTTGCTTCTTTGTACGAAGATTTAGATGTGAAAAATATGCTTTTAAATTGCGAGTATCCAAAAGATGAACCTTTGCTTAAGATTATGGATATTTTAGAGTATTATGAATTAAATGCTTTATTGAAAAAACTACGCACTAATCCTACTAATAAAGATAAAAATTTAGGATTTAATGCAAGATTAATTTTAGATGAGAAAGAATTATTTGAAATTTTAGAAAAAATTGATGATCAAAGCATTGTTGCTTTTGACACTGAAACTACGGGCTTAGATACTAAAGAAGCTAAGATAGTAGGGTTTAGTTTTTGTTTTCATGAAAGTGAAGCCTTTTATGTGCCACTTGCGCATGATTATTTAGGTGTTTGTAAGCAAATTTCTATGCAAGTGGCTAAAAGGGGTATAGAAAAAATATATCAAAGCATGGTTATAGGACATAATCTTAAATATGATTTTGAGATTATAAAAAATAATTTTAATCTACTTCCTCCAAAAAATTATGCTGATACTATGATACTTGCATGGCTTAAAGAGCCAAGTTTGCGTGTAAATATGGATGATTTAGCAAAAAGATTGTTTGATTATGAGACTTTGCATTTTGAAGATTTGGTAAAAAAAGGAGAAAACTTTGCAGGAGTGGATGTAGAAAAAGCTTGTAAATATGCAGCCGAGGATGCTTATGTTACTTTAAGATTTTATCTGTATTTTTTAAAAAATTTAGAAAAACCTTTACTTGAACTTGCACAAAAAAGTGAGTTTGAATTTATCAAAGTGCTTATTATGATGGAAAATAACGGCATTAAGCTTGATACTCAAAAGCTTGAAAGCTTAATGCAAAGTTTTAATCAAGATATCAAAATATTAAGTGAAAAAATATATGATTTAGCGGGTGAAAAATTCAATATTAACTCTCCTAAACAAGTAGGGGATATTTTATTTGAAAAACTAAAGCTACCAAGTGGTAAAAAAAGTAAAACAGGTTATTCTACTGATGAAAAGGTTTTAAATGCTATTTTAGATAACCATCCGATTGTAAAAGAAATTTTAGCTTATAGAGAGCTTGCAAAATTAGTTTCTACTTATTGTGAACCTTTGTTAAAATTAGCTAAAAAAGATGAAAACTCAAGAATTTACTCAAGCTTTTTACAAACAGGAACAGCTACTGGGCGCCTTTCATCAAAGGATCCAAATTTACAAAACATCCCTGCGCATGGTCAATATGCTAAAGATTATAAATCCTGTTTTGTAGCAAAAGAAGGATTTAGTTTTATTTCACTTGATTATTCACAAATTGAGCTTAGAATGCTGGCGCATTTTAGCGAAGATGAAAAGTTGTTAGAGGCCTTTTTAAATGATGAGGATATTCATGCAAAAACTGCTATTATGATCTTTGGTCATAGTAATTATGAGACAAGAAGTATTGCTAAAAGCATAAATTTTGGTCTTATTTATGGCATGGGTTATAAGACTTTGAGTCAAAATTTAAAAATAGAAGCAAAGTTAGCTAAAGAATATATTGAAAAATATTTTGAGAATTTTACTAGTATTAAAACTTATTTTGAAAAGGTAAAAAATGAAGCTAAACAAAATGGTTTTATAAGTACCTTACTAGGCCGTAAGCGTTATTTTGATTTTGAAAATGCAAAGCCTATGCATGTGGCAATGTATGAAAGAGAGAGCATTAACTCTACACTTCAAGGCTCTGCTGCCGATATAATAAAACTTGCAATGATAGAAATTGCAAAAGATTTAGATGAAAATAAACGCTTGATTTTACAAATTCATGATGAGCTTATTTTTGAGGTAAAAGATGAACTTTGTGAGGAATTTGCAAAAAATGCTAGTGATATTATGGAAAATATTGTAAAATTAAAAGTTAAATTAAAAACTTCATCAAGTATTGCCAAAAATTGGGGCGCATTAAAATAA
- a CDS encoding MFS transporter, whose translation MLQTKSIADENFQTPQGKKAFKKAVFSCWLGTAMEYADFALYGLAAATVFSEVFFPEQTPVIALLLSFVTYGIGFIARPIGALFFGYLGDKYGRKNVLMSTIALMGISTTLIGFIPSYAVIGIWAPICLVILRFMQGFGAGAELSGGTVMLGEYAPSKHRGLISSIIALGSNSGTLLAAFVWLLVTSMDDASFKEWGWRIPFIGSIFIALFAVYMRLNVKETPVFEKQKELMLKIRHENEVHMKKDERTFWQKSRAFWTMVGIRIGENGPSYLAQGFIVGYVTKILLLDKSVATTAVVIASLVGFLVIPLAGYLSDKFGRRITYRTFCLLLMLYAFPAFMLLDSKNEIIVILTIIVGMSLASLGIFGVQAAWGVELFGAKNRYTKMALAKEFGSILSGGTAPMIASALLAYYGTWWPIALYFVITAGIGFITTFFAPETRGRDLNLIEDAI comes from the coding sequence ATCTTGCAAACAAAATCAATCGCGGATGAAAATTTTCAAACTCCACAAGGAAAAAAAGCCTTCAAAAAGGCTGTGTTTTCATGTTGGCTAGGAACTGCTATGGAATATGCAGATTTTGCACTTTATGGCTTAGCTGCAGCTACTGTTTTTTCAGAAGTTTTCTTTCCTGAGCAAACTCCTGTTATAGCATTATTGCTTAGTTTTGTTACTTATGGTATAGGTTTTATTGCTAGACCTATTGGAGCTTTATTTTTTGGATATTTAGGAGATAAATACGGAAGAAAAAATGTATTGATGAGCACCATTGCATTAATGGGTATTTCAACTACTTTAATTGGTTTTATACCAAGTTATGCAGTAATTGGAATTTGGGCTCCTATATGTTTGGTTATTTTGCGTTTTATGCAAGGCTTTGGCGCAGGTGCTGAGCTTTCAGGTGGGACTGTCATGCTTGGAGAATACGCTCCTAGTAAGCATAGAGGTTTAATCTCTTCTATCATCGCTCTTGGATCAAATAGTGGAACCTTACTTGCAGCTTTTGTATGGCTTTTAGTTACAAGTATGGATGATGCTAGTTTTAAAGAATGGGGATGGAGAATTCCTTTTATAGGAAGTATTTTTATAGCACTTTTTGCTGTTTATATGCGTTTAAATGTAAAAGAAACTCCTGTTTTTGAAAAACAAAAAGAATTAATGCTAAAAATTCGTCATGAAAATGAAGTGCATATGAAAAAAGATGAAAGAACTTTTTGGCAAAAAAGTCGCGCATTTTGGACTATGGTAGGTATAAGGATAGGAGAAAATGGGCCATCTTATCTTGCACAAGGCTTTATAGTAGGCTATGTAACTAAAATTTTACTTCTTGATAAATCAGTAGCCACAACTGCTGTTGTTATCGCTTCTTTAGTAGGATTTTTAGTTATACCTTTAGCAGGATATTTAAGTGATAAATTTGGAAGACGCATTACTTATAGAACCTTTTGCTTGCTTTTAATGCTTTATGCCTTCCCTGCTTTTATGCTACTTGATAGTAAAAATGAAATTATCGTGATTTTAACTATCATCGTAGGCATGTCTTTGGCATCTTTAGGGATTTTTGGCGTGCAAGCTGCGTGGGGTGTGGAGCTTTTTGGAGCAAAAAATCGCTATACCAAAATGGCACTAGCAAAAGAATTTGGCTCTATACTTTCAGGAGGAACTGCTCCTATGATAGCTTCAGCTTTGCTTGCTTATTATGGCACTTGGTGGCCAATAGCCTTGTATTTTGTTATCACCGCAGGAATTGGTTTTATCACTACTTTCTTTGCACCAGAAACTAGAGGCAGGGATTTAAATTTAATAGAAGATGCGATATGA
- a CDS encoding nucleoside hydrolase yields MRLILDTDIGNGVAGANTDDGLALGLILASKEIKLEMISTLSGNVQALTAYSVAKDLLNKLNLDIPLYLGAHEALCEDSHFWRQRLDKSVEEFKLTHLWDHIKPIKILENISPNACIKMGELIMQNPGEISICAIGPLTNIAIAMKLFKDFDKNVKEIFIMGGSFDMPYHIKDTNFGFDPEAASIVLNSRAKITLVPYNATMQTMLTHEDLNALENQNPLCDFLVQTLRVWIDYASKTRGTNGTWIHDALTIAYMLDPNLANFDEYLVDVICDSTFARGSTIRCFKDAKMPMKNHKLKNAIKVLKDIDNARLLNLLKSRLLNGICYENYKSITA; encoded by the coding sequence ATACGCCTTATTTTAGATACTGATATAGGTAATGGCGTAGCAGGGGCTAATACCGATGATGGTTTAGCCCTTGGGCTTATTTTAGCCTCTAAAGAAATCAAACTTGAGATGATTAGCACTTTAAGTGGTAATGTACAAGCTTTAACCGCTTATAGTGTTGCTAAAGATTTATTAAATAAGCTTAATCTAGATATACCTTTGTATTTAGGTGCCCATGAAGCTTTATGTGAAGATAGTCATTTTTGGAGACAAAGACTAGATAAAAGCGTAGAAGAGTTTAAGCTTACTCATCTTTGGGATCATATAAAACCTATAAAAATCTTAGAAAACATAAGCCCAAATGCTTGTATAAAAATGGGTGAGCTTATTATGCAAAATCCAGGTGAAATTTCCATTTGTGCTATAGGTCCTTTAACAAATATAGCCATAGCGATGAAGCTTTTTAAAGACTTTGATAAAAATGTGAAAGAAATTTTTATCATGGGTGGAAGTTTTGATATGCCTTATCATATCAAAGATACAAATTTTGGTTTTGATCCTGAAGCTGCTAGTATAGTTTTAAACTCAAGAGCTAAAATCACACTTGTTCCTTATAATGCAACAATGCAAACTATGCTCACACATGAAGATTTAAATGCTTTAGAAAATCAAAATCCTCTTTGTGATTTTTTAGTACAGACTTTAAGAGTTTGGATTGATTATGCAAGCAAAACAAGAGGTACAAATGGCACATGGATACATGATGCATTAACTATTGCTTATATGCTTGATCCTAATTTAGCAAATTTTGATGAGTATTTAGTAGATGTCATTTGTGATAGTACTTTTGCTAGAGGAAGCACGATAAGGTGTTTTAAAGATGCAAAAATGCCTATGAAAAATCATAAATTAAAAAATGCTATAAAAGTTTTAAAAGATATTGATAATGCTAGACTTTTAAATCTTTTAAAATCAAGACTTTTAAATGGAATTTGCTATGAAAATTACAAAAGCATAACGGCTTAA
- a CDS encoding YqaA family protein, with protein MFDFLYNDISYIGLFIVCFLSSTLLPMASEAFVLAFVKLDFNACMVLFVASLGNTLGSLSTYALAYFGESQILEKYFKGSLYKLEKINANFKKFGSLYAFFTFLPIVGDLFALGLGFAKYSFLKASIFIALGKLSRYAFVIFIANSI; from the coding sequence ATGTTTGATTTTTTATATAATGATATAAGCTATATAGGACTTTTTATAGTATGTTTTCTCTCTAGCACGCTTTTGCCTATGGCAAGTGAGGCTTTTGTGCTTGCTTTTGTAAAATTAGATTTTAATGCTTGTATGGTTTTATTTGTAGCAAGTTTGGGAAATACTTTGGGTAGTTTAAGTACTTATGCGTTAGCTTATTTTGGAGAGAGTCAAATTTTAGAAAAATATTTTAAAGGCTCTTTGTATAAATTAGAAAAAATCAATGCAAACTTTAAAAAATTTGGTTCTTTGTATGCTTTTTTTACTTTTTTGCCCATAGTGGGAGATCTTTTTGCACTAGGGCTTGGATTTGCTAAGTATTCTTTTTTAAAAGCAAGTATTTTTATAGCCTTGGGTAAATTAAGCCGTTATGCTTTTGTAATTTTCATAGCAAATTCCATTTAA
- the trpB gene encoding tryptophan synthase subunit beta produces the protein MKKYYGKFGGQFVPNEVKIALDEVEKAFLKLKKDKDFNTELKELLANYVGRPTPLYHAKNLSKLYNHEIYLKREDLTHTGAHKINNAIAQALMAKKMNKKKIIAETGAGQHGLATATAAALLGLECEIFMGAIDVKRQALNVYKMELLGAKVHAVESGSKTLSDAVDEALNFWVKNTKEVFYVVGSAVGPYPYPQIVTHFQSIIGKECKMQLRKLNKKVDYIIAAAGGGSNAAGIFHAFLKDEKVKLIGVEAAGLGKDTPYHAATLTKGKEGIIHGMKTKVLQDDKGNIAHTFSISAGLDYPGIGPLHAYLQESKRASYHAISDDECINALKLLCKEEGIIPAIESSHALAYLEKLCPTLKKKSVIVINLSGRGDKDMQSIYEYKKGEIYG, from the coding sequence ATGAAAAAATATTATGGAAAATTTGGTGGGCAATTTGTGCCAAATGAAGTAAAAATAGCATTAGATGAAGTAGAAAAAGCTTTTTTAAAACTCAAAAAAGATAAAGATTTTAACACAGAATTAAAAGAACTCTTAGCTAATTATGTGGGAAGACCTACGCCTTTATACCATGCTAAAAATTTAAGCAAGCTTTATAATCATGAAATTTATTTAAAAAGAGAAGACTTAACTCACACAGGAGCTCATAAGATCAACAATGCCATAGCTCAAGCCTTAATGGCAAAGAAAATGAATAAGAAAAAAATTATTGCAGAAACCGGAGCAGGACAACACGGGCTTGCAACAGCTACTGCAGCAGCACTTTTGGGACTTGAATGTGAGATATTTATGGGAGCTATTGATGTAAAAAGACAAGCCTTAAATGTCTATAAAATGGAGCTTTTAGGAGCAAAAGTTCATGCGGTAGAAAGTGGAAGTAAAACTTTAAGCGATGCAGTAGATGAGGCTTTAAATTTTTGGGTTAAAAATACCAAAGAAGTATTTTATGTAGTAGGAAGTGCAGTAGGACCTTATCCTTATCCGCAAATTGTTACGCATTTTCAAAGTATTATAGGTAAAGAATGTAAAATGCAACTTAGAAAATTAAATAAAAAAGTTGATTACATCATAGCAGCAGCTGGAGGTGGTAGCAATGCTGCTGGAATTTTTCATGCATTTTTAAAAGATGAAAAAGTTAAACTCATAGGCGTTGAGGCGGCAGGTTTAGGAAAAGATACACCTTATCATGCAGCCACACTTACTAAAGGTAAAGAAGGTATTATCCATGGTATGAAAACTAAGGTTTTACAAGATGATAAAGGAAACATTGCTCATACTTTTAGCATCTCTGCTGGACTTGATTACCCTGGCATAGGTCCTTTGCACGCATATTTACAAGAAAGTAAAAGAGCAAGTTATCATGCTATTAGTGATGATGAGTGTATTAATGCTTTAAAATTATTATGTAAAGAAGAAGGTATTATACCCGCTATTGAAAGCTCACATGCATTAGCTTATCTAGAAAAACTTTGTCCGACTTTAAAGAAAAAAAGTGTGATAGTTATAAATCTTTCAGGAAGAGGCGATAAAGATATGCAAAGTATTTATGAGTATAAAAAAGGTGAAATTTATGGTTGA
- the uvrA gene encoding excinuclease ABC subunit UvrA, with protein MNNDKISIIGAKENNLKNINLEIPKNKLIVFTGLSGSGKSTLAFGTLYAEGQRRYIESLSAYARQFLDKVGKPNVDKIEGLTPAIAIDQKTTSKNPRSTVGTITEIYDYLRLLYARIGSQHCHQCGQKISSMSAADIVGEILKLPKGAKIIIYAPLIKEKKGTFADLLENLVAKGYVRAQIDGVLTRLDEDIELAKTKKHTIKLVIDRLEVQDDMLARLASDIEKGLSESFGEVEIEVLNNEELDIPKHFHYSEHNACFDCKISFPLLEPLSFSFNSPKGACPSCDGLGIRYTLDMKKLINEELSLEAGAIKLLYGFNKSYYYKFLMAFCEQNDIRVKIPYNELSEEEKRLVLYGNAKEINFLWKRHRLNRKFEGAVKYAYEMLKDEKDLSEYMSEKTCKDCNGHRLRAESLAVKVAEKNLGEILDMSIENTTAFFSKEANFAYLSEQERLIAKPIFKEINERLFFLYDVGLGYLSLGRDARTISGGEAQRIRIASQIGSGLSGVMYVLDEPSIGLHERDTAKLIKTLRNLQQKGNTLIVVEHDKMTIEEADFIVDIGPNAGKFGGEVVFSGTYKELLKSKSQTALYMSGKKQIAHQKNREQKDFISLKDVSINNIQNLSVDFPLHNLVAITGVSGSGKSSLILQTLLPFAKEELNRAKKVKKLSGAKIEGLEKLDKVIYLDQSPIGRTPRSNPATYTGAMDEIRNLFAATKEAKMRGYKAGRFSFNVKGGRCEKCSGDGEIKIEMHFLPDVMVTCDVCNGKRYNDATLEIKYKGKSIADVLNMSIIEASEFFTSVPKIKQKLDTLVKVGLDYLTLGQNATTLSGGEAQRIKLAKELSRSDTGKTLYILDEPTTGLHFEDVNKLILVLQHLVDLGNSVFVIEHNLDVIKNADYIIDMGPEGGVKGGKVIAKGSVEELAKNHEKSGSYTGYYLNLELKNTKK; from the coding sequence ATGAATAATGACAAAATAAGTATCATTGGTGCTAAGGAAAATAATCTTAAAAATATCAACCTAGAAATTCCTAAAAATAAACTCATAGTATTTACAGGACTTAGTGGAAGTGGTAAATCCACTTTAGCCTTTGGCACGCTTTATGCAGAAGGACAACGTCGCTATATTGAAAGTTTAAGTGCTTATGCAAGGCAGTTTTTAGATAAAGTGGGTAAGCCAAATGTTGATAAAATAGAAGGTTTAACTCCTGCTATTGCTATTGATCAAAAAACAACTTCTAAAAATCCTCGATCAACTGTTGGAACTATTACTGAAATTTATGATTATTTAAGACTTTTGTATGCAAGGATTGGCTCACAACATTGTCATCAATGTGGCCAAAAAATCTCATCTATGAGTGCAGCAGATATCGTAGGTGAAATCTTAAAGCTTCCAAAAGGGGCAAAAATCATCATTTATGCACCGTTGATTAAAGAAAAAAAGGGAACTTTTGCAGATCTTTTGGAAAATTTAGTCGCAAAAGGCTATGTTAGAGCGCAAATTGATGGGGTTTTAACACGTCTTGATGAGGATATTGAGCTTGCTAAAACCAAAAAACATACAATAAAACTTGTAATAGATAGGCTTGAAGTGCAAGATGATATGCTAGCAAGACTTGCAAGCGATATAGAAAAAGGTCTTAGTGAGAGCTTTGGTGAAGTGGAAATTGAAGTTTTGAATAATGAAGAATTAGATATACCTAAACATTTTCATTATAGTGAGCATAATGCTTGTTTTGATTGTAAAATTTCTTTTCCTTTGCTTGAGCCTTTGAGTTTTTCTTTTAATTCTCCAAAAGGCGCTTGTCCAAGTTGTGATGGTCTTGGTATAAGATATACGCTAGATATGAAAAAGCTTATCAATGAAGAATTAAGCTTAGAAGCAGGAGCTATAAAGCTTTTATATGGGTTTAATAAAAGTTATTATTATAAGTTTTTAATGGCTTTTTGTGAGCAAAATGATATCAGGGTAAAAATTCCATATAATGAGTTAAGTGAAGAAGAAAAGCGTCTAGTACTTTATGGTAATGCCAAAGAAATTAACTTTTTATGGAAAAGACATCGTTTAAATCGCAAATTTGAAGGTGCGGTTAAATATGCCTATGAAATGCTAAAAGATGAAAAAGATTTAAGCGAGTATATGAGCGAAAAAACTTGTAAAGATTGCAATGGTCATCGTTTAAGAGCTGAGAGTTTAGCTGTAAAAGTAGCTGAAAAAAATTTGGGTGAAATTTTAGATATGAGCATAGAAAATACCACTGCATTTTTTTCAAAAGAAGCTAATTTTGCGTATTTGAGTGAGCAAGAAAGATTGATAGCTAAACCTATTTTTAAAGAAATTAATGAAAGATTATTTTTTCTTTATGATGTAGGACTTGGGTATTTATCTTTAGGGCGTGATGCAAGAACCATTAGTGGGGGTGAGGCTCAAAGAATTCGTATAGCATCTCAAATTGGTAGTGGTTTAAGTGGAGTAATGTATGTTTTAGATGAGCCTAGCATTGGTTTGCATGAGCGAGATACGGCAAAACTCATTAAAACTTTAAGAAATCTTCAGCAAAAGGGTAATACTTTAATCGTAGTTGAGCATGATAAAATGACCATAGAAGAGGCAGATTTTATCGTAGATATTGGTCCAAATGCTGGTAAATTTGGCGGTGAGGTAGTATTTAGTGGGACTTATAAAGAATTATTAAAAAGCAAAAGTCAAACCGCCCTTTATATGAGTGGCAAAAAGCAAATTGCTCATCAAAAAAATAGAGAACAAAAAGATTTTATTAGTTTAAAAGATGTGAGTATTAATAATATTCAAAATTTAAGTGTAGATTTTCCATTACACAATCTTGTAGCAATTACAGGTGTTTCAGGAAGTGGTAAAAGCTCATTAATTTTACAAACTTTGCTTCCATTTGCAAAAGAAGAGCTTAACCGTGCTAAAAAAGTTAAAAAACTAAGTGGAGCTAAAATAGAAGGTTTGGAAAAACTTGATAAAGTGATTTATCTTGATCAAAGTCCTATAGGTCGCACCCCACGTTCAAATCCTGCTACTTATACAGGCGCTATGGATGAAATTCGTAATCTTTTTGCAGCTACTAAAGAAGCTAAAATGCGAGGTTATAAAGCAGGGCGTTTTTCTTTTAATGTTAAAGGTGGAAGATGTGAAAAGTGTAGTGGCGATGGTGAAATTAAAATCGAAATGCACTTTTTGCCTGATGTGATGGTAACTTGTGATGTTTGTAATGGTAAAAGATATAATGATGCAACTTTAGAGATCAAATATAAAGGTAAAAGCATAGCTGATGTTTTAAATATGAGTATTATTGAAGCAAGTGAGTTTTTTACTTCTGTGCCAAAGATAAAGCAAAAGCTTGATACTTTGGTAAAAGTTGGGCTTGATTATCTTACCTTAGGACAAAATGCAACTACTTTAAGTGGTGGGGAGGCTCAGCGTATTAAGCTAGCCAAAGAATTAAGCAGAAGCGATACGGGAAAAACTCTTTATATTTTAGATGAACCTACAACAGGACTTCATTTTGAAGATGTTAATAAGCTTATTTTAGTTTTGCAACATTTAGTTGATCTTGGAAATAGTGTGTTTGTGATAGAGCATAATTTAGATGTGATTAAAAATGCTGATTATATCATCGATATGGGACCTGAAGGTGGGGTTAAAGGTGGTAAGGTTATAGCTAAAGGTAGCGTTGAAGAGCTTGCAAAAAATCATGAAAAAAGTGGTTCTTATACGGGGTATTATCTAAATTTAGAGTTAAAAAACACAAAAAAATAA